One Streptomyces sp. R28 DNA window includes the following coding sequences:
- a CDS encoding nucleoside hydrolase, protein MTNAEGQPIPVIIDCDTGVDDALALLFAVRHPGLDLRAVTCVAGNTDVDGVVRNTLTVLEQAGAPDIPVARGAGRPLIEPARSARHVHGEDGMGDIGLPAPTRAPVDVDAVTLLRREILASPRPVTLIPTAPLTNIALLLRAHPEVTGNIERIVFMGGAVATGNATPVAEFNVWHDPEAAAILLTAGVPITMYGLDVFQRVVVPGADVRRLRASAEPGARLAGDLLAHRPATPDVAADSEAGGIGDAGAVCTVVDPAGLTTRLLPVEVSLAPGPTRGQTIVDRRPRPGESEIHTGLREQALVDVALDVDVARFVKLYLTTVEG, encoded by the coding sequence GTGACGAACGCCGAAGGGCAGCCCATCCCGGTGATCATCGACTGTGACACCGGCGTCGACGACGCTCTGGCGCTGTTGTTCGCGGTACGCCACCCGGGTCTCGACCTGCGCGCCGTCACCTGTGTGGCGGGCAACACGGACGTGGACGGCGTCGTACGCAACACCCTCACCGTCCTGGAGCAGGCCGGCGCCCCCGACATCCCCGTCGCCCGGGGCGCCGGACGCCCGCTGATCGAGCCCGCGCGCTCGGCGCGGCATGTGCACGGCGAGGACGGCATGGGCGACATCGGCCTGCCCGCCCCGACCCGCGCCCCGGTCGACGTGGACGCGGTGACGCTGCTGCGCCGCGAGATCCTGGCGTCCCCGCGCCCGGTCACCCTGATTCCCACCGCGCCGCTCACCAACATCGCCCTGCTGCTGCGCGCGCACCCGGAGGTGACCGGCAACATCGAGCGGATCGTCTTCATGGGCGGCGCGGTGGCCACGGGGAACGCCACGCCGGTCGCGGAGTTCAACGTGTGGCACGACCCGGAGGCCGCCGCGATCCTGCTCACGGCCGGGGTGCCGATCACCATGTACGGCCTGGACGTCTTCCAGCGGGTCGTGGTTCCCGGCGCGGACGTGCGACGCCTGCGGGCGAGCGCGGAGCCCGGTGCCCGTCTCGCAGGCGACCTGCTGGCCCACCGTCCGGCCACGCCGGACGTCGCCGCCGACTCCGAGGCCGGTGGCATCGGCGACGCGGGCGCGGTCTGCACGGTCGTGGATCCGGCGGGCCTCACCACCCGTCTCCTCCCCGTCGAGGTCTCCCTCGCCCCCGGCCCCACCCGCGGCCAGACGATCGTCGACCGCCGCCCCCGCCCCGGCGAGTCCGAGATCCACACCGGCCTGCGCGAACAGGCCCTGGTGGACGTGGCGTTGGACGTGGACGTGGCCCGCTTCGTGAAGCTGTATCTGACGACCGTGGAGGGATAG
- a CDS encoding S1C family serine protease, translated as MRVKAKWATACASAVLIAVGGTTAHAVPADDSPEEIFTKAAPATVHLMVTTAGGEFQGTGFVYDADKGLILTNAHVVDGMTALKVGIENKDPVAAQVVGSDPCQDLAVVKLDAPQEDLKELEFGDGDDVETTDEVMAIGYPSSLENSADQRAIFTSGTVQSPDVAADPSPSLPHYPATVQHSAAINPGNSGGPLLNSDGKVVGVNTLVNTEAQGQYYSITGEHAQAQIAGLAAGAKKNDAGWAVYSLDDEYLVDYFPDAEDQQIVGQAQQEFLQNDVHGLLVQSTTANSPAAKAELSTGDVITHVKGSPVDTVSALCDVLQSATPGEELSVEGIYGIGAEEIDKQPLDTWETNLTLSGK; from the coding sequence ATGCGCGTGAAAGCGAAGTGGGCAACCGCGTGCGCTTCGGCCGTTCTGATCGCCGTCGGCGGGACAACGGCGCACGCTGTACCGGCAGATGACTCGCCGGAAGAGATATTCACGAAAGCCGCTCCGGCGACGGTTCACCTGATGGTCACCACCGCCGGGGGCGAGTTCCAGGGCACTGGCTTCGTCTATGACGCGGACAAGGGGCTCATTCTCACCAACGCGCATGTCGTGGACGGTATGACCGCGCTGAAGGTGGGCATCGAGAACAAGGATCCGGTCGCCGCCCAGGTCGTCGGCAGCGATCCGTGCCAGGACCTGGCCGTCGTCAAGCTCGACGCTCCGCAAGAGGACCTGAAGGAACTCGAGTTCGGTGACGGTGACGACGTCGAGACCACGGATGAAGTCATGGCCATCGGCTATCCGAGTTCTCTCGAGAATTCCGCCGACCAGAGGGCCATCTTCACCTCCGGGACGGTTCAGTCGCCGGACGTGGCCGCTGATCCGAGCCCGTCCCTTCCGCACTATCCGGCCACCGTTCAGCACTCCGCCGCGATCAACCCCGGTAATTCCGGAGGGCCCTTGCTGAACAGCGACGGCAAAGTGGTGGGTGTGAACACCTTGGTGAACACCGAGGCGCAGGGGCAGTACTACTCGATCACCGGAGAGCACGCACAGGCACAGATCGCCGGGCTGGCCGCGGGTGCCAAGAAGAACGATGCCGGATGGGCGGTCTACTCCCTGGACGACGAATACCTCGTCGACTATTTCCCCGACGCGGAGGACCAGCAGATCGTCGGCCAGGCACAGCAGGAGTTCCTTCAGAACGACGTGCACGGACTGCTCGTGCAGAGCACGACGGCCAACTCTCCGGCGGCGAAGGCCGAGCTGTCCACCGGAGATGTGATCACTCACGTCAAGGGCTCCCCGGTGGATACGGTCAGCGCCCTGTGTGACGTGCTGCAGTCTGCGACCCCCGGCGAAGAGCTCTCGGTCGAGGGTATCTACGGCATCGGGGCCGAGGAGATAGACAAGCAGCCCTTGGACACGTGGGAGACCAACTTGACGCTCTCGGGCAAGTAG
- a CDS encoding LAETG motif-containing sortase-dependent surface protein encodes MSIARRVMARRLLGTGAASLVLCAAGVASASGAWATGSHGGGDGWKSGGAYQPGTGAGTETATDRCQFSLDGTNFYDSVKVDDQNLKVTDGGKVHITVRAAADATTCTASLASYLALGPTFATSGEQVFVDFDTVTVKPGQSDTLDIAVPDAGCFAQIDLYRGAVKFDGKLDANDGFEHGDLPKGPDRPVIKDKLIAAWNGGTKDCTTEPPATEEPPAEPSEPASEEPSTPAEETTPPASETPSTETPTPEPSESASTPAPSPNGGGDLAQTGGSSATGPIAIGAVVLVAGGAAFVVASKRRRAARS; translated from the coding sequence ATGTCCATAGCGAGACGTGTCATGGCGCGACGCCTGTTGGGGACGGGCGCCGCGTCGCTCGTTCTCTGCGCTGCCGGCGTCGCCTCCGCCTCCGGCGCCTGGGCCACCGGTTCACACGGCGGCGGCGACGGCTGGAAGTCCGGCGGTGCCTACCAGCCCGGCACCGGCGCCGGCACGGAGACGGCCACCGACCGCTGCCAGTTCTCGCTCGACGGCACGAACTTCTACGACTCGGTCAAGGTCGACGACCAGAACCTGAAGGTCACCGACGGCGGCAAGGTCCACATCACGGTCCGCGCCGCCGCCGACGCCACGACCTGCACCGCCTCGCTCGCCTCCTACCTCGCCCTCGGCCCGACCTTCGCCACCTCCGGCGAGCAGGTCTTCGTCGACTTCGACACCGTCACGGTCAAGCCGGGCCAGAGCGACACCCTCGACATCGCCGTCCCGGACGCGGGCTGCTTCGCGCAGATCGACCTGTACCGGGGCGCGGTGAAGTTCGACGGCAAGCTCGACGCGAACGACGGCTTCGAGCACGGGGACCTGCCCAAGGGCCCGGACCGCCCGGTCATCAAGGACAAGCTGATCGCGGCCTGGAACGGCGGCACGAAGGACTGCACGACGGAGCCGCCGGCGACCGAGGAGCCGCCGGCCGAGCCGTCGGAGCCCGCGTCCGAGGAGCCGTCGACCCCGGCGGAGGAGACGACGCCGCCCGCGTCGGAGACGCCGTCGACCGAGACCCCGACCCCGGAGCCCTCCGAATCGGCGTCCACCCCGGCGCCCTCCCCCAACGGCGGCGGCGACCTCGCCCAGACCGGCGGCAGCAGCGCGACCGGCCCGATCGCCATCGGCGCGGTGGTGCTGGTGGCGGGCGGCGCGGCGTTCGTCGTGGCGTCGAAGCGGCGTCGGGCGGCTCGTTCCTGA
- a CDS encoding glycoside hydrolase family 13 protein: protein MTVRTTTPDTPDLSSRNPDWWRQAVIYQVYPRSFADGDGDGLGDLKGVTQRLNHLAALGVDALWLSPFYPSELADGGYDVADYRDVDPRLGTLDDFDAMAAEAHRLGLKVIVDLVPNHTSHQHVWFQEALRAGPGSPARDRYVFRDGRGSHGELPPTDWQSVFGGSAWRRVPDGQWYLHLFTPEQPDLNWGNEEVRADFRTTLRFWSDRGVDGFRVDVAHALAKDLSEPLRDLGTPELSHEDALPRFEPGTHPFYDRDEVHEIYRDWRKILDAYRPPRMAVAEAWVNPAARRALYARPDELGQAFNFEYLQAGWDAEELNRVITDSLATARAAGASATWVLSNHDVVRHTSRLMLPPGTDDNAWLLSGGHAPAVDESAGLRRARAATLLMLALPGSSYVYQGEELGLPEVADLPSEVLQDPIWEQTGRVRKGRDGCRVPLPWTTTGPSYGFGAGGSWLPQPSGFASYAVEAQDGVEGSTLELYRTALRLRRKLLAGEELEWAPDSPPGVLHFARSDGWRCVANLSGTAVELPPGEVLIGSGPLEGRALGPDTTVWLA from the coding sequence GTGACCGTCCGCACCACCACGCCCGACACCCCCGACCTCTCGTCCCGCAACCCCGACTGGTGGCGCCAGGCCGTCATCTACCAGGTCTACCCCCGCAGCTTCGCCGACGGCGACGGCGACGGGCTCGGTGACCTCAAAGGCGTCACCCAGCGCCTGAACCACCTCGCCGCCCTCGGCGTCGACGCCCTGTGGCTCAGCCCCTTCTACCCCTCCGAGCTGGCCGACGGCGGCTACGACGTCGCCGACTACCGCGACGTCGACCCCCGCCTGGGGACCCTCGACGACTTCGACGCGATGGCCGCCGAGGCCCACCGCCTCGGCCTGAAAGTCATCGTCGACCTGGTCCCCAACCACACCTCCCACCAGCACGTCTGGTTCCAGGAGGCGCTGCGGGCCGGCCCCGGCTCCCCCGCCCGCGACCGCTACGTCTTCCGCGACGGCCGCGGCTCGCACGGCGAACTCCCGCCCACCGACTGGCAGTCCGTCTTCGGCGGCAGCGCCTGGCGCCGGGTCCCCGACGGCCAGTGGTACCTGCACCTGTTCACCCCCGAGCAGCCCGACCTGAACTGGGGGAACGAGGAGGTCCGCGCCGACTTCCGCACCACCCTGCGCTTCTGGTCCGACCGCGGTGTCGACGGCTTCCGCGTCGACGTGGCGCACGCGCTCGCCAAGGACCTGAGCGAACCGCTGCGCGACCTCGGCACCCCGGAACTGAGCCACGAGGACGCGCTTCCGCGGTTCGAGCCCGGCACCCACCCCTTCTACGACCGCGACGAGGTCCACGAGATCTACCGCGACTGGCGCAAGATCCTCGACGCCTACCGCCCGCCCCGCATGGCGGTCGCCGAGGCCTGGGTGAACCCGGCCGCCCGCCGCGCCCTGTACGCCCGCCCGGACGAACTGGGCCAGGCCTTCAACTTCGAGTATCTGCAGGCGGGTTGGGACGCCGAGGAGCTGAACCGGGTCATCACTGACTCGCTCGCCACGGCACGCGCGGCCGGCGCCTCCGCCACCTGGGTCCTGTCCAACCACGACGTCGTACGCCACACCTCCCGCCTGATGCTCCCGCCCGGCACCGACGACAACGCCTGGCTCCTCTCCGGCGGCCACGCACCGGCCGTCGACGAGTCGGCCGGCCTGCGCCGCGCCCGCGCCGCGACCCTCCTCATGCTCGCGCTGCCCGGTTCGTCGTACGTCTACCAGGGCGAGGAACTCGGCCTGCCCGAGGTCGCCGACCTGCCCTCAGAGGTCCTCCAGGACCCGATCTGGGAGCAGACGGGGCGCGTCCGCAAGGGCCGCGACGGCTGCCGGGTGCCGCTGCCGTGGACGACGACGGGACCGTCGTACGGCTTCGGCGCGGGCGGATCCTGGCTGCCGCAGCCGTCGGGCTTCGCGTCGTACGCCGTCGAGGCCCAGGACGGCGTGGAGGGCTCCACCCTGGAGCTCTACCGCACGGCCCTGCGCCTGCGCCGCAAGCTCCTGGCGGGGGAGGAGCTGGAGTGGGCCCCGGACAGTCCGCCCGGGGTCCTGCACTTCGCCCGCTCGGACGGCTGGCGGTGCGTGGCCAACCTCTCCGGCACGGCGGTCGAGCTGCCGCCGGGTGAGGTGCTGATCGGCAGCGGGCCGCTGGAGGGGCGTGCGCTGGGGCCGGACACGACGGTCTGGCTGGCGTAG
- a CDS encoding carboxypeptidase regulatory-like domain-containing protein yields the protein MSRSWKTTILGLLAVAGAMVMAGTAPVTGMPAMAGTAYGGEGPTTRSAGRDLWAAATIEPGREGIVEVGGYEGMPLGEGSVLTLTAPAQTRVTGTPFAAGGYRGAVALGGISGTYTFTGAPAAAGPEADASAGAGWKGRTFPFVLSVPAHAEPGTRLPDCTLVLRDANGTVRQKGTCAVTVGLPAPVLSRPHSGVPLGALPKTSGTAYPGAQVTVRDAREEEVCSTTAAPAGTWSCVPSHPLPPGPGRLQATATFNGAVAMSEQIDILVTGSPDTQLAGQ from the coding sequence ATGAGCAGGTCCTGGAAGACGACGATCCTTGGGTTGCTCGCCGTTGCGGGCGCGATGGTCATGGCCGGCACGGCCCCTGTGACCGGGATGCCGGCGATGGCCGGGACGGCGTACGGCGGTGAAGGCCCGACGACCCGGTCGGCGGGCCGTGACCTGTGGGCGGCCGCGACCATCGAGCCCGGACGGGAGGGCATCGTCGAGGTCGGGGGTTACGAGGGGATGCCGCTCGGCGAGGGCTCGGTACTGACCCTGACGGCGCCGGCGCAGACGAGAGTGACGGGCACCCCGTTCGCCGCGGGCGGGTACCGAGGGGCGGTGGCTCTGGGCGGGATCAGCGGGACGTACACGTTCACGGGGGCGCCTGCGGCGGCCGGTCCGGAAGCCGACGCGTCGGCAGGGGCGGGCTGGAAGGGCCGTACGTTCCCCTTCGTCCTGTCGGTCCCCGCCCACGCCGAGCCCGGCACCCGCCTCCCCGACTGCACCCTGGTCCTGCGCGACGCGAACGGCACCGTGCGGCAGAAGGGCACCTGCGCCGTGACGGTCGGGCTACCGGCGCCGGTCCTGTCCCGCCCCCATTCGGGCGTGCCGCTGGGTGCGTTGCCGAAGACGTCCGGCACGGCCTACCCGGGAGCCCAGGTCACGGTGCGCGACGCGCGGGAGGAGGAGGTCTGCTCGACCACCGCCGCACCCGCCGGCACCTGGTCCTGCGTGCCGTCCCACCCCCTCCCGCCCGGCCCGGGCCGTCTCCAGGCCACGGCCACGTTCAACGGGGCCGTGGCGATGAGCGAGCAGATCGACATCCTCGTGACGGGCTCACCGGACACCCAGTTGGCCGGTCAGTAG
- a CDS encoding FxLYD domain-containing protein, with amino-acid sequence MPGHRTRWTTTAILTTTSTMAAALTLTSCSEDDIPSSVTSQAASAFASATAEAGDRLDDIKGGIDAKDAVSLGDPTTDADGRTTVEVTAENTTDSTKSFAAQINFRDKDGNLLDATVVTVSDVAAGKTAKGTARSTRDLSGEVKAEVARALRY; translated from the coding sequence ATGCCCGGTCACCGAACGCGGTGGACGACAACCGCGATCCTCACGACGACCTCCACCATGGCCGCCGCCCTCACCCTGACCTCCTGCTCCGAGGACGACATCCCCTCCTCGGTGACCAGCCAGGCGGCATCGGCCTTCGCCTCGGCGACAGCGGAGGCGGGCGACCGGCTGGACGACATCAAGGGCGGCATCGACGCCAAGGACGCGGTGAGCCTGGGCGACCCGACGACCGACGCGGACGGCCGTACGACCGTGGAGGTCACGGCGGAGAACACGACCGACTCGACGAAGTCCTTCGCCGCGCAGATCAACTTCCGTGACAAGGACGGCAATCTGCTGGACGCCACGGTGGTGACCGTCTCGGACGTGGCAGCGGGCAAGACGGCTAAGGGCACGGCACGCAGCACACGCGACTTGAGCGGCGAGGTGAAGGCGGAGGTGGCCAGGGCCCTGCGCTACTGA
- a CDS encoding DUF6479 family protein has protein sequence MSTATYVLAATSSGVLNVIAAFVGGLFIAGALIWAVQLGMRVRDRELPRPRADEQPHLPDTGPVHEMREIREPDEVPHAEGRERLLPHELHHAGSKRSDDQHRRRWLPGKSGAFGGGGLGHG, from the coding sequence ATGAGTACCGCGACGTATGTACTAGCGGCCACGTCGAGTGGAGTACTCAACGTGATCGCCGCCTTTGTGGGTGGCCTGTTCATCGCCGGTGCACTGATCTGGGCCGTGCAGCTCGGCATGCGGGTCCGTGATCGGGAACTGCCGCGGCCACGCGCCGACGAGCAGCCGCATCTTCCCGACACCGGTCCGGTCCATGAGATGCGCGAGATCAGGGAACCGGACGAAGTGCCGCACGCGGAGGGCAGGGAACGGCTCCTGCCGCACGAACTGCACCACGCGGGCAGCAAACGCAGCGACGACCAGCACCGCAGGCGCTGGTTGCCCGGAAAGAGCGGGGCCTTCGGCGGGGGCGGCCTGGGGCACGGCTGA
- a CDS encoding class I SAM-dependent methyltransferase, with product MAEQRSDLWTSGAAYERYMGRWSRLVAREFVTWLDRAEGLRWLDVGCGTGALSAVVAARCGPRGVVGCDRSEGFAGTAARRPRPTRAAALDTAADPDPDPAPAVGSPRFVVADAMALPVPDGVFDVAVSGLTLNFLPEPAAGIGELARVVRPGGGLVAAYVWDYGDGMGLLRRFWDAAAEADPAAAALDEGRRFPDCHPQALHTLWTGVGLTAVSTTAIEVPTVFADFADLWTPFLSGQGPAPAYVASLAPAARDRLRETLRTTVPTAPDGSVPLTARAWAVRGVRP from the coding sequence ATGGCAGAGCAGCGAAGCGACCTGTGGACGTCGGGAGCGGCCTACGAGCGGTACATGGGCCGGTGGAGCCGGCTCGTCGCGCGGGAGTTCGTGACGTGGCTCGACCGCGCGGAGGGTCTGCGGTGGCTGGACGTGGGGTGCGGCACGGGGGCGCTGTCGGCGGTGGTGGCTGCGCGGTGCGGGCCTCGGGGAGTGGTGGGGTGCGACCGTTCCGAGGGGTTCGCGGGCACGGCGGCCCGGCGCCCGCGGCCGACCAGAGCTGCGGCTTTGGACACGGCTGCGGACCCGGACCCGGACCCGGCGCCGGCTGTCGGCTCACCCCGCTTCGTCGTGGCGGACGCGATGGCGCTGCCCGTGCCGGACGGCGTGTTCGACGTCGCGGTCAGTGGGCTCACGCTGAACTTCCTGCCCGAACCAGCTGCAGGAATAGGGGAGTTGGCGCGCGTCGTCCGTCCGGGCGGCGGCCTCGTCGCGGCGTACGTGTGGGACTACGGCGACGGGATGGGCCTCCTGCGTCGCTTCTGGGACGCTGCCGCCGAGGCGGACCCGGCCGCGGCCGCGCTCGACGAGGGCCGCCGGTTCCCGGACTGCCACCCGCAAGCGCTGCACACCCTGTGGACCGGCGTGGGGCTCACCGCCGTGTCGACGACCGCGATCGAGGTACCCACCGTCTTCGCCGACTTCGCCGACCTGTGGACCCCCTTCCTGTCCGGCCAGGGCCCCGCCCCCGCCTACGTCGCCTCCCTCGCCCCGGCCGCCCGCGACCGCCTGCGCGAGACACTGCGCACGACGGTGCCCACCGCGCCGGACGGTTCCGTCCCGCTCACGGCACGGGCCTGGGCGGTACGGGGAGTCCGGCCGTGA
- a CDS encoding right-handed parallel beta-helix repeat-containing protein has translation MADLRVGPVVSARAVAAATAIAVVVSGGTWAAAPPPASAASGRSAAQQLYVAPWGNDAWPGTAERPFATPARAQREVRDRTAGMSSDIVVNLRGGTYRLAAPLRMSRDAGDSGRGGHRVVYQAYGFGTSYEEPVTLSGGRTVTGWRPDPRREGVWRADVGDLETRQLYVDGKRAARAGLGSGLPGKVRTTATGYTTTSRIPRSWRNPGDLELLYRFDYVEGRCGVQGVSRGPGNGATVTMDKACWKLARDLYGKESLGAPSEVQNGPDFLHRPGSWYLDRSRPGRHQLLYRPTPGQDMSRTPVVAPELETLLSGTGVHDIAFRGLTFADATWLAPSEPAGFVAAWSMYMRPGEGGEMTALTVPGNVAFRTAERIAFQGNRFTRLGAQGLEFSENSSHNVVDGNVFTDISDGGIVLGVLPPDTKGTNRANRITDNWIHHIGADHHAASGIWDTGGSGTTIAHNQVDHVPYTGILSGPSEDLRGLMRGNRITGNRVFATNQLLVDGGGIYLRGEQGTSHADGLVVSDNAVTDSRYGVWNVGIYTDDSSNWMTVRHNAVYNYRASIGGCSEEWGDRPVRNVRYQGNFWDDAVPEWLPRRSYPGAWPPAPDCGDPHGLGFKANTRLTPAAECAARPACAAILDRAGPKASYQRRLGLH, from the coding sequence ATGGCGGACCTGCGGGTCGGGCCGGTCGTATCGGCGAGGGCAGTGGCGGCAGCGACAGCGATAGCGGTTGTGGTGTCCGGGGGGACTTGGGCGGCGGCCCCGCCGCCGGCGTCGGCGGCGAGTGGGCGGTCGGCCGCGCAGCAGCTGTACGTGGCGCCCTGGGGGAATGACGCCTGGCCGGGCACGGCGGAGCGGCCGTTCGCGACGCCGGCCCGCGCCCAGCGGGAGGTGCGGGACCGGACGGCCGGGATGAGCTCGGACATCGTGGTGAACCTGCGGGGCGGGACGTACCGGCTGGCCGCCCCGCTCAGGATGTCGCGGGACGCCGGGGACTCCGGCCGGGGCGGGCATCGCGTCGTCTATCAGGCGTACGGCTTCGGGACGTCGTACGAGGAGCCGGTGACCCTCAGCGGTGGGCGGACCGTCACGGGGTGGCGGCCCGATCCGAGGCGCGAGGGGGTCTGGCGGGCGGACGTCGGGGATCTCGAGACCCGTCAGCTCTACGTCGACGGGAAGCGGGCCGCGCGGGCGGGCCTGGGGTCGGGACTGCCCGGCAAGGTGCGGACGACCGCCACCGGATACACCACCACCAGCAGGATTCCCCGGTCCTGGCGCAACCCCGGCGATCTCGAACTGCTGTACCGCTTCGACTACGTCGAGGGCCGCTGCGGTGTCCAGGGCGTCTCCCGCGGGCCGGGGAACGGGGCCACGGTCACCATGGACAAGGCCTGCTGGAAACTCGCCCGTGACCTGTACGGAAAGGAATCCCTCGGCGCGCCCTCCGAGGTCCAGAACGGCCCGGACTTCCTGCACAGGCCGGGGAGCTGGTACCTCGACCGCTCGCGGCCCGGCCGCCATCAGCTGCTCTACCGGCCCACACCCGGTCAGGACATGAGCCGCACACCGGTGGTCGCCCCCGAGCTGGAGACCTTGCTCAGCGGGACCGGTGTGCACGACATCGCCTTCCGGGGACTGACGTTCGCCGACGCGACCTGGCTGGCGCCGAGCGAGCCCGCCGGGTTCGTCGCCGCCTGGAGCATGTACATGCGGCCGGGTGAGGGTGGGGAGATGACGGCGCTCACGGTGCCGGGCAACGTCGCCTTCCGCACCGCCGAGCGCATCGCCTTCCAGGGCAACCGGTTCACCCGACTCGGCGCGCAGGGACTGGAGTTCTCCGAGAACAGCTCGCACAACGTGGTGGACGGCAATGTCTTCACCGACATCTCGGACGGCGGCATCGTCCTGGGCGTCCTGCCACCGGACACCAAGGGAACCAACCGCGCCAACCGGATCACCGACAACTGGATCCACCACATCGGAGCCGACCACCACGCGGCCTCCGGCATCTGGGACACCGGCGGCAGCGGGACGACCATCGCGCACAACCAGGTCGACCACGTGCCCTACACCGGCATCCTCTCCGGCCCCAGCGAGGACCTGCGCGGTCTCATGCGCGGCAACCGCATCACCGGCAACCGGGTCTTCGCCACCAACCAGCTGCTGGTCGACGGCGGCGGCATCTACCTGCGTGGCGAACAGGGCACCTCGCACGCCGACGGCCTGGTCGTCAGCGACAACGCGGTGACGGACTCCCGGTACGGGGTGTGGAACGTCGGCATCTACACCGACGACAGCAGCAACTGGATGACCGTGCGCCACAACGCCGTCTACAACTACCGTGCCTCGATCGGCGGTTGCAGCGAGGAGTGGGGCGACCGGCCGGTGCGCAACGTCCGTTACCAGGGCAACTTCTGGGACGACGCCGTCCCCGAATGGCTGCCCCGCCGGTCCTACCCCGGAGCCTGGCCGCCAGCGCCGGACTGCGGCGACCCGCACGGTCTCGGGTTCAAGGCCAACACCCGCCTGACCCCCGCCGCGGAGTGCGCGGCCCGCCCGGCCTGCGCCGCGATCCTGGACCGGGCCGGGCCGAAGGCGTCGTACCAGCGCCGGTTGGGCCTGCACTGA
- a CDS encoding DUF305 domain-containing protein, with the protein MTSTRTRARTLTRRAGLAATAVAAALVLAACGSDDGADTAAGAQTSPSASADTASGAHNDQDVSFAQGMIPHHRQAVQMADMAAGRASSTAVKDLASRIQKAQDPEIRTMSGWLKAWGEDVPSAAPGMDHSGGHSSGSDSSGMAGMMDPKDMDELMKASGKAFDTLFLTMMVEHHEGAVEMATTEKAKGQYGPATKLADDVVTAQTAEIEEMNKLLGMSGSKSGS; encoded by the coding sequence ATGACCAGCACACGCACACGCGCACGCACCCTGACCCGTCGCGCCGGACTGGCCGCGACGGCCGTCGCCGCCGCTCTCGTCCTTGCCGCGTGCGGCAGCGACGACGGCGCGGACACCGCCGCCGGCGCGCAGACGTCGCCCTCGGCGAGCGCCGACACCGCCTCCGGCGCGCACAACGACCAGGACGTCTCCTTCGCGCAGGGCATGATCCCGCACCACCGGCAGGCCGTGCAGATGGCGGACATGGCGGCCGGGCGGGCCTCCTCCACCGCGGTGAAGGATCTGGCCTCGCGCATCCAGAAGGCCCAGGACCCGGAGATCCGGACCATGTCGGGATGGCTGAAGGCATGGGGTGAGGACGTGCCCTCGGCCGCGCCCGGCATGGACCACTCGGGCGGTCACTCCAGTGGCTCCGACAGCTCCGGCATGGCCGGGATGATGGACCCGAAGGACATGGACGAGCTGATGAAGGCGTCCGGCAAGGCCTTCGACACCCTGTTCCTGACCATGATGGTCGAGCACCACGAGGGCGCTGTGGAGATGGCCACGACCGAGAAGGCGAAGGGCCAGTACGGTCCCGCGACGAAGCTGGCCGACGACGTCGTCACCGCCCAGACCGCCGAGATCGAGGAGATGAACAAGCTGCTCGGCATGAGCGGGAGCAAGAGCGGGAGCTGA
- a CDS encoding DUF6153 family protein: MTARAQQHRALRLPMPGPWRMLLMLGLLAGVFGMHALGPGNAVAVSAHPSPHHARAMSAPMTAMTDESVCHGADSGGGHAQHADPTCASGAVGAGPVLPAPMPDPSGTAVAGDLDGRSLAAAPEGGGRAPPSLAELQILRT; encoded by the coding sequence GTGACAGCCCGCGCACAGCAGCACCGTGCGCTGCGGCTCCCGATGCCGGGGCCGTGGCGCATGCTTCTGATGCTCGGGCTGCTCGCCGGGGTGTTCGGCATGCATGCGCTCGGCCCCGGCAACGCGGTCGCCGTCTCCGCTCATCCCTCGCCTCATCACGCGCGCGCCATGAGCGCCCCCATGACGGCCATGACCGACGAATCCGTCTGCCACGGCGCCGATTCCGGTGGCGGGCATGCCCAGCACGCCGACCCGACCTGCGCCTCCGGTGCCGTCGGTGCGGGCCCCGTGCTGCCGGCACCGATGCCCGATCCGTCCGGCACCGCTGTCGCGGGCGACCTCGACGGTCGTTCCCTGGCCGCCGCTCCCGAGGGCGGCGGGCGCGCGCCTCCCTCACTGGCCGAACTGCAGATCCTGCGGACCTAG